From a region of the Ovis aries strain OAR_USU_Benz2616 breed Rambouillet chromosome 10, ARS-UI_Ramb_v3.0, whole genome shotgun sequence genome:
- the TSC22D1 gene encoding TSC22 domain family protein 1 isoform X1 translates to MHQPPESTAAAAAADMSARKMAHPAMFPRRGSGGGSASALGAAGTGVGSSAPSAEDFPPPSLLQPLPPAASLSGPQPPPPQSLNLLSQAQLQAQPLAPGGTQMKKKSGFQITSVTPAQISASISSNNSIAEDTESYDDLDESHTEDLSSSEILDVSLSRATDLGEPERSSSEETLNNFQEAETPGAVSPNQPHLPQPHLPHLPQQNVVINGSAHPHPLHHHHPIHGHHLHHGHHHPSHAGVASTSIPGGPPSSPVSRKLSAAGSSDGVMPVAPTSAVSSSGSPASVMTSIRAPSTTGSLGINSVTGTNTMNNVNITAVGSFNPAVTSSMLGNANISVSSIPSAASMSVGPAVSSGVNVNILSGMGNGTIASSAAFNSAASAAVGMTVGAVSSQQQQPTVNTSRFRVVKLDSTSEPFRKGRWTCTEFYEKENAAVPATEGVVVNKVVESVRQNTTEATSERESTSGSSVSSSVSTLSHYTESVGSGEMGTLAAPPVQPQPPPTLPGVALPQMDFSSTAPQGISAVSIPQSISQSQISQVQLPSQELGYQPKPGLPPVPLQAGIQPSPVGVVGVTSALGQQPSIASLAQPQLPYSQAAPPVQAPLSGAPPQQVQYGQPAPAVAPPMAPSHGTSVTPNPPSEYVQPSPLLQTAVSSGQPTSAGVAVGATVIPMAQPQSIQLPVQPSAVQAQPAGAAGQPVGKAHTTVAAVPPGSQIANIGQQTSLPSALQQPSTQVTPSVIQQGAPPSSQIVPPAPAAILHPGVQPSASSLPQQLVIAPQSTLLPVPPQPQGVESVAPGVVSKQLPAVSPLPSASSISVTNQVSSAGPSGLPSAPTNLVPSQNIAQAPATQNGNLVQSVSQPPLLASNINLPLAQQLPLSSVQFSAQSLAQAIGSQIEDARRPAEPSLVGLPQTISGDSGGVSAVSDGSSSSLAASASLFPLKVLPLTTPLVDGEDESSSGASVVAIDNKIEQAMDLVKSHLMYAVREEVEVLKEQIKELIEKNSQLEQENNLLKTLASPEQLAQFQAQLQTGSPPATTQPQGTTQPPAQPASQGSGPTA, encoded by the coding sequence ATGCACCAGCCGCCCGAGTCCACGGCGGCCGCGGCCGCTGCAGACATGAGTGCTAGGAAGATGGCGCACCCGGCAATGTTCCCTCGAAGGGGCAGCGGCGGGGGCAGCGCCTCAGCTCTCGGTGCAGCAGGTACCGGCGTCGGTAGTAGTGCCCCATCTGCCGAGGATTTTCCGCCTCCGTCGCTGCTCCAGCCGCTGCCTCCTGCAGCATCTTTGTCGGGACCACAGCCTCCGCCTCCACAAAGCCTGAACCTCCTTTCGCAGGCTCAGCTGCAGGCACAGCCTCTTGCGCCAGGCGGAAcgcagatgaaaaagaaaagtggctTCCAGATAACGAGCGTGACCCCGGCTCAGATCTCCGCTAGCATCAGCTCGAACAACAGCATCGCAGAGGACACGGAGAGCTACGACGACTTGGATGAGTCTCATACGGAAGATCTGTCGTCTTCCGAGATCCTTGATGTGTCGCTTTCCAGGGCTACGGACTTAGGGGAGCCTGAACGCAGCTCCTCGGAAGAGACTCTCAATAACTTCCAGGAAGCCGAGACACCTGGGGCGGTCTCTCCTAACCAGCCCCACCTTCCTCAGCCTCATTTGCCTCACCTTCCACAACAGAACGTTGTGATCAATGGGAGTGCTCATCCACACcccctccatcaccaccatcccaTTCATGGCCACCACCTGCACCACGGGCACCACCATCCATCCCATGCCGGTGTGGCCAGTACATCCATCCCTGGAGGGCCGCCCTCAAGCCCAGTGTCCAGAAAACTCTCGGCCGCGGGAAGCTCTGACGGTGTTATGCCAGTTGCACCAACTTCTGCTGTATCATCGAGTGGCTCGCCGGCATCTGTCATGACTAGTATCCGTGCTCCGAGTACTACCGGCAGCCTAGGTATAAATTCTGTTACGGGCACCAATACGATGAATAACGTTAACATCACTGCTGTGGGTAGTTTTAATCCTGCTGTGACCAGCAGCATGCTTGGTAACGCTAATATAAGTGTGAGCAGTATCCCCAGTGCTGCTAGTATGAGTGTCGGGCCTGCAGTGAGCAGCGGGGTTAATGTGAATATCTTGAGTGGCATGGGCAATGGTACGATTGCTTCCTCCGCGGCCTTTAACAGCGCTGCCAGTGCAGCAGTGGGCATGACAGTGGGGGCCGTTTCGAGTCAGCAGCAACAGCCAACCGTTAACACGTCCAGGTTCAGAGTCGTGAAGTTAGATTCTACTTCTGAGCCTTTCAGAAAAGGTCGATGGACTTGCACTGAgttctatgaaaaagaaaacgCCGCCGTACCTGCCACCGAAGGGGTGGTGGTAAATAAGGTGGTGGAAAGTGTAAGACAgaacacgacggaagcgacttccGAGAGGGAGAGCACGAGTGGGAGCTCCGTGAGCAGCAGCGTCAGCACACTGAGTCACTACACGGAGAGTGTGGGCAGCGGAGAGATGGGCACCCTGGCGGCCCCGCCGGTGCAGCCGCAGCCGCCCCCGACCCTTCCAGGGGTGGCCCTTCCGCAGATGGACTTCAGCAGCACCGCTCCACAGGGCATTTCAGCAGTTAGCATCCCGCAGAGTATTTCTCAGTCGCAGATCTCGCAGGTTCAGTTACCATCTCAAGAACTGGGCTATCAGCCGAAGCCAGGTCTTCCACCAGTACCTCTGCAAGCCGGTATTCAGCCGTCACCTGTTGGCGTGGTGGGCGTCACTTCGGCTTTAGGTCAGCAGCCTTCCATCGCCAGCCTGGCTCAACCCCAACTGCCGTATTCCCAGGCCGCCCCCCCAGTGCAAGCTCCCCTGTCAGGGGCGCCACCCCAACAGGTACAATATGGCCAGCCGGCGCCAGCTGTGGCCCCTCCGATGGCCCCAAGCCACGGTACATCAGTAACTCCGAACCCACCCTCCGAGTATGTTCAGCCCTCACCGCTTCTCCAAACAGCGGTATCCTCTGGACAGCCCACTTCTGCAGGGGTGGCCGTGGGAGCCACGGTGATTCCTATGGCTCAGCCACAGAGCATCCAGCTCCCAGTGCAGCCCTCGGCAGTCCAGGCACAACCTGCAGGGGCAGCTGGCCAACCTGTTGGCAAGGCTCACACGACAGTAGCTGCGGTACCACCCGGCAGTCAAATCGCAAATATTGGTCAACAGACAAGCCTACCATCGGCACTGCAGCAGCCCTCCACCCAAGTCACACCTTCAGTTATCCAGCAAGGTGCTCCTCCGTCTTCACAGATAGTGCCACCTGCTCCAGCTGCGATCCTTCATCCGGGAGTTCAGCCCAGCGCTtcaagccttcctcagcaacTGGTCATTGCACCCCAGAGTACCCTGTTACCTGTGCCTCCCCAGCCACAGGGGGTCGAGTCGGTAGCTCCAGGAGTGGTTTCGAAGCAGTTGCCTGCAGTTAGTCCTTTGCCCTCTGCTAGTAGTATTTCTGTTACAAATCAGGTTAGTTCAGCTGGTCCTTCTGGACTGCCTTCTGCCCCGACAAACTTGGTTCCGTCACAGAATATAGCACAAGCCCCTGCCACTCAGAATGGTAATTTGGTTCAAAGTGTCAGTCAGCCTCCCTTGCTAGCATCTAATATAAATTTGCCTTTGGCGCAACAGCTACCACTCAGTTCTGTTCAATTCTCCGCACAATCATTAGCTCAGGCAATTGGAAGCCAAATCGAAGATGCCAGGCGCCCAGCGGAACCCTCCTTAGTTGGCTTACCTCAGACCATCAGTGGTGACAGTGGGGGAGTGTCAGCAGTTTCAGatggcagtagcagcagccttgcagcctctgcttctcttttcccgTTGAAGGTGCTACCGCTGACGACACCCCTGGTGGATGGCGAGGACGAGAG
- the TSC22D1 gene encoding TSC22 domain family protein 1 isoform X2 yields MHQPPESTAAAAAADMSARKMAHPAMFPRRGSGGGSASALGAAGTGVGSSAPSAEDFPPPSLLQPLPPAASLSGPQPPPPQSLNLLSQAQLQAQPLAPGGTQMKKKSGFQITSVTPAQISASISSNNSIAEDTESYDDLDESHTEDLSSSEILDVSLSRATDLGEPERSSSEETLNNFQEAETPGAVSPNQPHLPQPHLPHLPQQNVVINGSAHPHPLHHHHPIHGHHLHHGHHHPSHAGVASTSIPGGPPSSPVSRKLSAAGSSDGVMPVAPTSAVSSSGSPASVMTSIRAPSTTGSLGINSVTGTNTMNNVNITAVGSFNPAVTSSMLGNANISVSSIPSAASMSVGPAVSSGVNVNILSGMGNGTIASSAAFNSAASAAVGMTVGAVSSQQQQPTVNTSRFRVVKLDSTSEPFRKGRWTCTEFYEKENAAVPATEGVVVNKVVESVRQNTTEATSERESTSGSSVSSSVSTLSHYTESVGSGEMGTLAAPPVQPQPPPTLPGVALPQMDFSSTAPQGISAVSIPQSISQSQISQVQLPSQELGYQPKPGLPPVPLQAGIQPSPVGVVGVTSALGQQPSIASLAQPQLPYSQAAPPVQAPLSGAPPQQVQYGQPAPAVAPPMAPSHGTSVTPNPPSEYVQPSPLLQTAVSSGQPTSAGVAVGATVIPMAQPQSIQLPVQPSAVQAQPAGAAGQPVGKAHTTVAAVPPGSQIANIGQQTSLPSALQQPSTQVTPSVIQQGAPPSSQIVPPAPAAILHPGVQPSASSLPQQLVIAPQSTLLPVPPQPQGVESVAPGVVSKQLPAVSPLPSASSISVTNQVSSAGPSGLPSAPTNLVPSQNIAQAPATQNGNLVQSVSQPPLLASNINLPLAQQLPLSSVQFSAQSLAQAIGSQIEDARRPAEPSLVGLPQTISGDSGGVSAVSDGSSSSLAASASLFPLKVLPLTTPLVDGEDESASLLPEVQGVILEPQIQPRPRRAFDVRGPLSPLNLWRQNIQLLERVGKGFLSTGKHPPSAKGTLAEPSWTISVTHAATAVWKAVVNGAMHYI; encoded by the coding sequence ATGCACCAGCCGCCCGAGTCCACGGCGGCCGCGGCCGCTGCAGACATGAGTGCTAGGAAGATGGCGCACCCGGCAATGTTCCCTCGAAGGGGCAGCGGCGGGGGCAGCGCCTCAGCTCTCGGTGCAGCAGGTACCGGCGTCGGTAGTAGTGCCCCATCTGCCGAGGATTTTCCGCCTCCGTCGCTGCTCCAGCCGCTGCCTCCTGCAGCATCTTTGTCGGGACCACAGCCTCCGCCTCCACAAAGCCTGAACCTCCTTTCGCAGGCTCAGCTGCAGGCACAGCCTCTTGCGCCAGGCGGAAcgcagatgaaaaagaaaagtggctTCCAGATAACGAGCGTGACCCCGGCTCAGATCTCCGCTAGCATCAGCTCGAACAACAGCATCGCAGAGGACACGGAGAGCTACGACGACTTGGATGAGTCTCATACGGAAGATCTGTCGTCTTCCGAGATCCTTGATGTGTCGCTTTCCAGGGCTACGGACTTAGGGGAGCCTGAACGCAGCTCCTCGGAAGAGACTCTCAATAACTTCCAGGAAGCCGAGACACCTGGGGCGGTCTCTCCTAACCAGCCCCACCTTCCTCAGCCTCATTTGCCTCACCTTCCACAACAGAACGTTGTGATCAATGGGAGTGCTCATCCACACcccctccatcaccaccatcccaTTCATGGCCACCACCTGCACCACGGGCACCACCATCCATCCCATGCCGGTGTGGCCAGTACATCCATCCCTGGAGGGCCGCCCTCAAGCCCAGTGTCCAGAAAACTCTCGGCCGCGGGAAGCTCTGACGGTGTTATGCCAGTTGCACCAACTTCTGCTGTATCATCGAGTGGCTCGCCGGCATCTGTCATGACTAGTATCCGTGCTCCGAGTACTACCGGCAGCCTAGGTATAAATTCTGTTACGGGCACCAATACGATGAATAACGTTAACATCACTGCTGTGGGTAGTTTTAATCCTGCTGTGACCAGCAGCATGCTTGGTAACGCTAATATAAGTGTGAGCAGTATCCCCAGTGCTGCTAGTATGAGTGTCGGGCCTGCAGTGAGCAGCGGGGTTAATGTGAATATCTTGAGTGGCATGGGCAATGGTACGATTGCTTCCTCCGCGGCCTTTAACAGCGCTGCCAGTGCAGCAGTGGGCATGACAGTGGGGGCCGTTTCGAGTCAGCAGCAACAGCCAACCGTTAACACGTCCAGGTTCAGAGTCGTGAAGTTAGATTCTACTTCTGAGCCTTTCAGAAAAGGTCGATGGACTTGCACTGAgttctatgaaaaagaaaacgCCGCCGTACCTGCCACCGAAGGGGTGGTGGTAAATAAGGTGGTGGAAAGTGTAAGACAgaacacgacggaagcgacttccGAGAGGGAGAGCACGAGTGGGAGCTCCGTGAGCAGCAGCGTCAGCACACTGAGTCACTACACGGAGAGTGTGGGCAGCGGAGAGATGGGCACCCTGGCGGCCCCGCCGGTGCAGCCGCAGCCGCCCCCGACCCTTCCAGGGGTGGCCCTTCCGCAGATGGACTTCAGCAGCACCGCTCCACAGGGCATTTCAGCAGTTAGCATCCCGCAGAGTATTTCTCAGTCGCAGATCTCGCAGGTTCAGTTACCATCTCAAGAACTGGGCTATCAGCCGAAGCCAGGTCTTCCACCAGTACCTCTGCAAGCCGGTATTCAGCCGTCACCTGTTGGCGTGGTGGGCGTCACTTCGGCTTTAGGTCAGCAGCCTTCCATCGCCAGCCTGGCTCAACCCCAACTGCCGTATTCCCAGGCCGCCCCCCCAGTGCAAGCTCCCCTGTCAGGGGCGCCACCCCAACAGGTACAATATGGCCAGCCGGCGCCAGCTGTGGCCCCTCCGATGGCCCCAAGCCACGGTACATCAGTAACTCCGAACCCACCCTCCGAGTATGTTCAGCCCTCACCGCTTCTCCAAACAGCGGTATCCTCTGGACAGCCCACTTCTGCAGGGGTGGCCGTGGGAGCCACGGTGATTCCTATGGCTCAGCCACAGAGCATCCAGCTCCCAGTGCAGCCCTCGGCAGTCCAGGCACAACCTGCAGGGGCAGCTGGCCAACCTGTTGGCAAGGCTCACACGACAGTAGCTGCGGTACCACCCGGCAGTCAAATCGCAAATATTGGTCAACAGACAAGCCTACCATCGGCACTGCAGCAGCCCTCCACCCAAGTCACACCTTCAGTTATCCAGCAAGGTGCTCCTCCGTCTTCACAGATAGTGCCACCTGCTCCAGCTGCGATCCTTCATCCGGGAGTTCAGCCCAGCGCTtcaagccttcctcagcaacTGGTCATTGCACCCCAGAGTACCCTGTTACCTGTGCCTCCCCAGCCACAGGGGGTCGAGTCGGTAGCTCCAGGAGTGGTTTCGAAGCAGTTGCCTGCAGTTAGTCCTTTGCCCTCTGCTAGTAGTATTTCTGTTACAAATCAGGTTAGTTCAGCTGGTCCTTCTGGACTGCCTTCTGCCCCGACAAACTTGGTTCCGTCACAGAATATAGCACAAGCCCCTGCCACTCAGAATGGTAATTTGGTTCAAAGTGTCAGTCAGCCTCCCTTGCTAGCATCTAATATAAATTTGCCTTTGGCGCAACAGCTACCACTCAGTTCTGTTCAATTCTCCGCACAATCATTAGCTCAGGCAATTGGAAGCCAAATCGAAGATGCCAGGCGCCCAGCGGAACCCTCCTTAGTTGGCTTACCTCAGACCATCAGTGGTGACAGTGGGGGAGTGTCAGCAGTTTCAGatggcagtagcagcagccttgcagcctctgcttctcttttcccgTTGAAGGTGCTACCGCTGACGACACCCCTGGTGGATGGCGAGGACGAGAG
- the TSC22D1 gene encoding TSC22 domain family protein 1 isoform X3, translating to MHQPPESTAAAAAADMSARKMAHPAMFPRRGSGGGSASALGAAGTGVGSSAPSAEDFPPPSLLQPLPPAASLSGPQPPPPQSLNLLSQAQLQAQPLAPGGTQMKKKSGFQITSVTPAQISASISSNNSIAEDTESYDDLDESHTEDLSSSEILDVSLSRATDLGEPERSSSEETLNNFQEAETPGAVSPNQPHLPQPHLPHLPQQNVVINGSAHPHPLHHHHPIHGHHLHHGHHHPSHAGVASTSIPGGPPSSPVSRKLSAAGSSDGVMPVAPTSAVSSSGSPASVMTSIRAPSTTGSLGINSVTGTNTMNNVNITAVGSFNPAVTSSMLGNANISVSSIPSAASMSVGPAVSSGVNVNILSGMGNGTIASSAAFNSAASAAVGMTVGAVSSQQQQPTVNTSRFRVVKLDSTSEPFRKGRWTCTEFYEKENAAVPATEGVVVNKVVESVRQNTTEATSERESTSGSSVSSSVSTLSHYTESVGSGEMGTLAAPPVQPQPPPTLPGVALPQMDFSSTAPQGISAVSIPQSISQSQISQVQLPSQELGYQPKPGLPPVPLQAGIQPSPVGVVGVTSALGQQPSIASLAQPQLPYSQAAPPVQAPLSGAPPQQVQYGQPAPAVAPPMAPSHGTSVTPNPPSEYVQPSPLLQTAVSSGQPTSAGVAVGATVIPMAQPQSIQLPVQPSAVQAQPAGAAGQPVGKAHTTVAAVPPGSQIANIGQQTSLPSALQQPSTQVTPSVIQQGAPPSSQIVPPAPAAILHPGVQPSASSLPQQLVIAPQSTLLPVPPQPQGVESVAPGVVSKQLPAVSPLPSASSISVTNQVSSAGPSGLPSAPTNLVPSQNIAQAPATQNGNLVQSVSQPPLLASNINLPLAQQLPLSSVQFSAQSLAQAIGSQIEDARRPAEPSLVGLPQTISGDSGGVSAVSDGSSSSLAASASLFPLKVLPLTTPLVDGEDESASLLPEVQGVILEPQIQPRPRRAFDVRGPLSPLNLWRQNIQLLERVGKGYLDNGRPVYLFSNCPDFFQLVNILLQPKEL from the coding sequence ATGCACCAGCCGCCCGAGTCCACGGCGGCCGCGGCCGCTGCAGACATGAGTGCTAGGAAGATGGCGCACCCGGCAATGTTCCCTCGAAGGGGCAGCGGCGGGGGCAGCGCCTCAGCTCTCGGTGCAGCAGGTACCGGCGTCGGTAGTAGTGCCCCATCTGCCGAGGATTTTCCGCCTCCGTCGCTGCTCCAGCCGCTGCCTCCTGCAGCATCTTTGTCGGGACCACAGCCTCCGCCTCCACAAAGCCTGAACCTCCTTTCGCAGGCTCAGCTGCAGGCACAGCCTCTTGCGCCAGGCGGAAcgcagatgaaaaagaaaagtggctTCCAGATAACGAGCGTGACCCCGGCTCAGATCTCCGCTAGCATCAGCTCGAACAACAGCATCGCAGAGGACACGGAGAGCTACGACGACTTGGATGAGTCTCATACGGAAGATCTGTCGTCTTCCGAGATCCTTGATGTGTCGCTTTCCAGGGCTACGGACTTAGGGGAGCCTGAACGCAGCTCCTCGGAAGAGACTCTCAATAACTTCCAGGAAGCCGAGACACCTGGGGCGGTCTCTCCTAACCAGCCCCACCTTCCTCAGCCTCATTTGCCTCACCTTCCACAACAGAACGTTGTGATCAATGGGAGTGCTCATCCACACcccctccatcaccaccatcccaTTCATGGCCACCACCTGCACCACGGGCACCACCATCCATCCCATGCCGGTGTGGCCAGTACATCCATCCCTGGAGGGCCGCCCTCAAGCCCAGTGTCCAGAAAACTCTCGGCCGCGGGAAGCTCTGACGGTGTTATGCCAGTTGCACCAACTTCTGCTGTATCATCGAGTGGCTCGCCGGCATCTGTCATGACTAGTATCCGTGCTCCGAGTACTACCGGCAGCCTAGGTATAAATTCTGTTACGGGCACCAATACGATGAATAACGTTAACATCACTGCTGTGGGTAGTTTTAATCCTGCTGTGACCAGCAGCATGCTTGGTAACGCTAATATAAGTGTGAGCAGTATCCCCAGTGCTGCTAGTATGAGTGTCGGGCCTGCAGTGAGCAGCGGGGTTAATGTGAATATCTTGAGTGGCATGGGCAATGGTACGATTGCTTCCTCCGCGGCCTTTAACAGCGCTGCCAGTGCAGCAGTGGGCATGACAGTGGGGGCCGTTTCGAGTCAGCAGCAACAGCCAACCGTTAACACGTCCAGGTTCAGAGTCGTGAAGTTAGATTCTACTTCTGAGCCTTTCAGAAAAGGTCGATGGACTTGCACTGAgttctatgaaaaagaaaacgCCGCCGTACCTGCCACCGAAGGGGTGGTGGTAAATAAGGTGGTGGAAAGTGTAAGACAgaacacgacggaagcgacttccGAGAGGGAGAGCACGAGTGGGAGCTCCGTGAGCAGCAGCGTCAGCACACTGAGTCACTACACGGAGAGTGTGGGCAGCGGAGAGATGGGCACCCTGGCGGCCCCGCCGGTGCAGCCGCAGCCGCCCCCGACCCTTCCAGGGGTGGCCCTTCCGCAGATGGACTTCAGCAGCACCGCTCCACAGGGCATTTCAGCAGTTAGCATCCCGCAGAGTATTTCTCAGTCGCAGATCTCGCAGGTTCAGTTACCATCTCAAGAACTGGGCTATCAGCCGAAGCCAGGTCTTCCACCAGTACCTCTGCAAGCCGGTATTCAGCCGTCACCTGTTGGCGTGGTGGGCGTCACTTCGGCTTTAGGTCAGCAGCCTTCCATCGCCAGCCTGGCTCAACCCCAACTGCCGTATTCCCAGGCCGCCCCCCCAGTGCAAGCTCCCCTGTCAGGGGCGCCACCCCAACAGGTACAATATGGCCAGCCGGCGCCAGCTGTGGCCCCTCCGATGGCCCCAAGCCACGGTACATCAGTAACTCCGAACCCACCCTCCGAGTATGTTCAGCCCTCACCGCTTCTCCAAACAGCGGTATCCTCTGGACAGCCCACTTCTGCAGGGGTGGCCGTGGGAGCCACGGTGATTCCTATGGCTCAGCCACAGAGCATCCAGCTCCCAGTGCAGCCCTCGGCAGTCCAGGCACAACCTGCAGGGGCAGCTGGCCAACCTGTTGGCAAGGCTCACACGACAGTAGCTGCGGTACCACCCGGCAGTCAAATCGCAAATATTGGTCAACAGACAAGCCTACCATCGGCACTGCAGCAGCCCTCCACCCAAGTCACACCTTCAGTTATCCAGCAAGGTGCTCCTCCGTCTTCACAGATAGTGCCACCTGCTCCAGCTGCGATCCTTCATCCGGGAGTTCAGCCCAGCGCTtcaagccttcctcagcaacTGGTCATTGCACCCCAGAGTACCCTGTTACCTGTGCCTCCCCAGCCACAGGGGGTCGAGTCGGTAGCTCCAGGAGTGGTTTCGAAGCAGTTGCCTGCAGTTAGTCCTTTGCCCTCTGCTAGTAGTATTTCTGTTACAAATCAGGTTAGTTCAGCTGGTCCTTCTGGACTGCCTTCTGCCCCGACAAACTTGGTTCCGTCACAGAATATAGCACAAGCCCCTGCCACTCAGAATGGTAATTTGGTTCAAAGTGTCAGTCAGCCTCCCTTGCTAGCATCTAATATAAATTTGCCTTTGGCGCAACAGCTACCACTCAGTTCTGTTCAATTCTCCGCACAATCATTAGCTCAGGCAATTGGAAGCCAAATCGAAGATGCCAGGCGCCCAGCGGAACCCTCCTTAGTTGGCTTACCTCAGACCATCAGTGGTGACAGTGGGGGAGTGTCAGCAGTTTCAGatggcagtagcagcagccttgcagcctctgcttctcttttcccgTTGAAGGTGCTACCGCTGACGACACCCCTGGTGGATGGCGAGGACGAGAG